A single Procambarus clarkii isolate CNS0578487 unplaced genomic scaffold, FALCON_Pclarkii_2.0 HiC_scaffold_1012, whole genome shotgun sequence DNA region contains:
- the LOC123749047 gene encoding tripartite motif-containing protein 59-like — MRALMMVLSLPSHDEGINDGCHYPVMDYHKPEECSVCLISFDDDVRPRSLPCGHKFCSQCVNKAIKNGQLACPICRTQHSAPAASRFPINYGMEAFVRKLKHDELMAMGSQTGVARKKLRSVVKEQKSSISSVIIECEEVLSQLGEYRGQLNDWKTRHLQLQERLVEQNKAVMKLLEQEDDCVVTMTSRGEEEKTRLQAMLVNLDTVNAIDNADTIIDAAEKCNVEVQHWSQKCQALFPDVNTVHTSVKVQETIRKALDIMMTTAAGTTAGPVHLGDSANNIMSKVQDITGEIMKQIT, encoded by the exons ATGAGGGCATTAATGATGGTGTTGTCTTTACCCAGTCATGATGAGGGCATTAATGATGGTTGTCATTACCCAGTCATG GATTACCACAAGCCAGAGGAGTGTTCAGTCTGTCTTATCAGTTTTGATGATGATGTACGGCCTCGCTCACTGCCGTGTGGGCACAAATTCTGCTCCCAGTGTGTTAACAAAGCTATTAAGAATGGTCAGCTGGCGTGTCCCATTTGCCGCACCCAGCACAGTGCCCCGGCTGCTTCTCGGTTCCCTATAAATTATGGTATGGAGGCCTTTGTTAGGAAACTAAAACACGACGAGCTTATGGCAATGGGATCTCAAACTGGAGTCGCCAGGAAGAAGTTGCGTTCTGTGGTGAAGGAGCAgaagagcagcatcagcagcgtCATTATTGAGTGTGAGGAGGTACTGTCCCAACTGGGTGAATACCGGGGACAGCTAAATGACTGGAAGACTCGACACCTTCAACTCCAGGAGAGactggtagagcagaacaaggCCGTAATGAAGCTCTTAGAACAGGAGGATGACTGCGTGGTGACTATGACATCAcggggagaggaagagaagactcggctgcaggccatgttggtgAACCTTGACACAGTCAACGCTATAGACAACGCCGACACAATCATAGACGCAGCTGAGAAGTGCAATGTGGAGGTACAACATTGGTCCCAGAAGTGCCAGGCTCTCTTCCCGGATGTCAACACTGtgcacacctcagtgaag gtgcaggagaccatcaggaagGCCCTGGATATTATGATGACCACAGCGGCAGGTACAACAGCAGGTCCCgttcacctgggagactcagccaacAACATCATGAGTAAAGTTCAAGATATCACTGGAGAGATCATGAAGCAAATAACT